The following proteins are co-located in the Mycolicibacterium goodii genome:
- a CDS encoding helix-turn-helix transcriptional regulator — translation MSPVRRGETLPIYNRIAVLRAERNMSRAELAGLINVNPQTVGALERGDHYPSLDLAFRVCDVFGLPVEAVFSRTAFTPLSTELYRRTGQPEGSADD, via the coding sequence ATGAGTCCGGTGAGGCGTGGGGAAACTCTCCCCATCTACAACCGCATCGCAGTGCTACGCGCTGAGCGGAACATGAGCCGAGCGGAGCTTGCGGGCCTGATCAACGTCAACCCGCAGACGGTCGGAGCGCTGGAACGAGGCGATCACTATCCCAGCCTCGATCTGGCGTTCCGCGTCTGCGACGTCTTCGGCCTGCCGGTGGAGGCGGTGTTCTCACGCACCGCCTTCACTCCGCTTTCCACCGAGCTCTATCGGAGAACTGGTCAACCGGAAGGAAGTGCTGATGACTAG
- a CDS encoding Fpg/Nei family DNA glycosylase: MPELPEVEALADHLRRHAVGRVVSRVDVSALSVLKTFDPPVTALHGATVTGAHRWGKYLGMEVESGPAPLYLITHLSRAGWLRWSDKISPTPLKPGKGPIALRVHLAAPAATSGTAEASGFDLTEAGTQKRLAVWVVRDPMDVPQIASLGPDALSLDSTALAQVLAGNSGRIKTVITDQKVIAGIGNAYSDEILHVAKLSPFATAGKLNDAQLGALHDAMISVLTDAVSRSVGQQAATLKGEKRSGLRVHARTGLPCPVCGDTVREVSFADKSFQYCPTCQTGGKVLADRRMSRLLK; encoded by the coding sequence ATGCCCGAACTCCCCGAGGTCGAAGCGTTGGCCGATCATCTGCGCCGGCATGCGGTCGGCCGGGTGGTGTCGCGCGTCGACGTGTCCGCGTTGTCGGTGCTCAAGACCTTCGACCCGCCCGTGACCGCGCTGCACGGTGCCACCGTCACCGGCGCGCACCGCTGGGGCAAGTACCTCGGCATGGAGGTCGAATCCGGCCCGGCGCCGCTGTACCTCATCACGCACCTGTCGCGCGCCGGGTGGCTGCGCTGGTCGGACAAGATCTCGCCGACGCCGCTCAAGCCCGGCAAGGGGCCGATCGCCCTACGCGTGCACCTCGCCGCGCCGGCGGCGACATCGGGTACCGCTGAGGCATCGGGCTTCGACCTCACGGAGGCGGGCACGCAGAAGCGGCTCGCGGTGTGGGTGGTCCGCGACCCGATGGACGTCCCGCAGATCGCGAGCCTGGGTCCCGACGCGTTGTCCCTCGACTCGACGGCCCTGGCGCAGGTGCTCGCGGGAAACTCGGGGCGCATCAAGACCGTCATCACCGATCAGAAGGTGATCGCGGGCATCGGCAACGCCTACAGCGACGAGATCCTGCACGTCGCGAAGCTGTCGCCGTTCGCGACCGCGGGCAAGCTCAACGACGCGCAACTCGGCGCCCTGCACGATGCGATGATCTCGGTTCTCACCGACGCGGTGAGCCGCTCGGTGGGGCAGCAGGCGGCGACGCTCAAGGGTGAGAAGCGCTCGGGCCTGCGGGTGCACGCCCGCACCGGCCTGCCGTGCCCGGTGTGCGGGGACACCGTGCGGGAGGTGTCGTTCGCCGACAAGTCTTTTCAGTACTGCCCGACCTGCCAGACCGGCGGCAAGGTGCTCGCCGACCGCAGGATGTCGCGGCTGCTGAAGTAG
- a CDS encoding SDR family oxidoreductase → MTRQKILITGASSGLGAGMARQFAARGRHLALCARRTDRLEELRAELADRHPYIKVAVAALDVNDHEAVPRVFGELSEELGGIDRVIVNAGIGKGWPLGEGKPWANKATLETNLVAGLVQIETALEMFKKAGSGHLVLISSVLGNTGVPGGKAAYCASKAGMTSLGESLRAEYDKGPIRVTVIEPGYIESEMTARAGSTMLMVDNETGVRAMVEAIEREKGRAVVPRWPWAPLTQVMRLLPPKYTKRFA, encoded by the coding sequence GTGACCCGTCAGAAGATCCTCATCACCGGTGCCAGCTCCGGTCTCGGTGCCGGTATGGCACGTCAATTCGCGGCCCGGGGTCGCCATCTGGCGCTGTGCGCGCGCCGCACCGACCGGCTCGAGGAGCTCAGGGCCGAACTGGCCGACCGGCATCCCTACATCAAGGTGGCCGTCGCGGCGTTGGACGTCAACGACCACGAGGCCGTGCCCCGGGTGTTCGGTGAGCTGTCCGAGGAACTGGGCGGTATCGACCGCGTGATCGTCAACGCGGGTATCGGCAAGGGCTGGCCGCTGGGCGAGGGCAAGCCGTGGGCCAACAAGGCCACGCTGGAGACCAATCTGGTCGCCGGTCTGGTGCAGATCGAGACGGCCCTGGAGATGTTCAAGAAGGCCGGAAGCGGGCACCTCGTGCTCATTTCCTCGGTGCTCGGCAACACCGGCGTTCCCGGTGGTAAAGCCGCCTACTGCGCCAGCAAGGCCGGGATGACGTCGCTGGGTGAGTCGCTGCGCGCCGAGTACGACAAGGGCCCGATCCGGGTCACGGTCATCGAACCCGGGTACATCGAATCCGAGATGACCGCCAGGGCCGGCTCGACGATGCTCATGGTGGACAACGAGACCGGCGTGCGGGCCATGGTCGAGGCCATCGAGAGGGAGAAGGGCCGCGCCGTCGTGCCGCGCTGGCCGTGGGCTCCGCTGACCCAGGTGATGCGGCTGCTGCCGCCGAAGTACACCAAGCGTTTCGCGTAG
- a CDS encoding maleylpyruvate isomerase family mycothiol-dependent enzyme has protein sequence MTAERRTLMDLAYEERSDLARYLATLTPQQWDAPSLCAGWTIKDVVAHIVSYEDLRFWGLLRRFAKGRVVRANEVGVEEFARMTPDELMGFLNEHLRPRGLTAAFGGMIGLVDGTIHHQDIRRALGHPRAVPADRLTRILPLIPSNPRLGAGRRIRGLRLRAVDVDWQHGTGPEVVGTGEALLMAMSGRRQVIGELEGDGAEILAERLRD, from the coding sequence GTGACCGCCGAGCGCCGGACACTGATGGACCTCGCCTACGAGGAGCGGTCCGACCTGGCGCGCTACCTGGCCACGCTGACGCCACAGCAGTGGGACGCGCCGAGCCTGTGTGCCGGATGGACGATCAAAGATGTTGTGGCACATATCGTCAGCTACGAAGATCTTCGCTTCTGGGGTCTGCTGCGACGGTTCGCCAAGGGGCGCGTCGTTCGCGCCAACGAGGTCGGGGTCGAAGAATTCGCACGCATGACTCCCGACGAGTTGATGGGTTTCCTCAACGAGCACCTGCGGCCACGAGGGCTTACTGCCGCATTCGGCGGCATGATCGGCCTCGTCGACGGGACCATCCACCACCAGGACATCCGGCGCGCGCTGGGGCACCCACGCGCCGTGCCCGCAGACCGGCTCACCCGGATACTGCCGCTCATCCCGTCGAACCCGCGCTTGGGCGCCGGCCGACGAATTCGAGGTCTGCGGCTGCGCGCAGTCGATGTCGACTGGCAGCACGGAACCGGACCAGAAGTCGTCGGCACCGGAGAAGCACTGCTGATGGCCATGTCCGGACGCCGCCAAGTCATCGGTGAACTCGAGGGCGACGGAGCGGAAATTCTGGCCGAGCGTCTGCGTGACTAG